The DNA sequence TTTAACGCAAGTCGAAAGATAAAGTCGGAATAGTCACCATTTGGCCACCTGCACGCAGCGATTGCGTCGCCGCACATCCGGCAGCAACACTCATTCGCCCTGCCGGCGGCTTCAGTATAATGAAGGTGACTTCATTTTTGACATCCCAATATATGTATACCATTATTGGGTTGTTAGGCCAATAGACTGTAGTAATTAATTGACGTTTAAATAAAACAGCCTTAACGTGGAAAATAATCAATTTTCTTCGTCAACCATTATTCTCTTTTATTGTTACTTAAGGAGGATAAAGTCTTGAACAAGGCGTTCCTTGCGTGCTGGAAGTTCAATTTCCCCCTTTTTATCCCAAGAACGTGTGTCGTAAACGCAAATAATCCCACCCAGTTCGTCACTGTGCAACTGGGTTATTGTATAGAAGTATTCGTCTTTAATGTGCGCTTTATGAATTGGATGTGCAACCTCTTTCGTATCGATAACCTTGAACGTACGTTTATCTAATATGGTGACTTTATCGAGACTAGCATAAGTAAGATATAGGTAGTCATCATCCTGTTTAATGAATTCTGGACATTCGTATGGTAACTTTATATAATTCACCTCCCAATTCCGTCGATCAACGACAGTAATTGCTTTAGTCCCATCTTGAACAGAAGTGAGAAGTATTTTGTCATTAACGATTTGTATGTCGTACGTATTATAATAATCTAAATATATTTCTTTCACGACTTTCCGACGCTTACGTTCTATAACGTACATGACGGGAGGAGTTCTATCAGCGAAAGCGTAAACATATTTTTCGTCCAGATTTGCTGATCCTAAAATACCATCCAATTCAATATCAGTGACTCGCTCACCTTCTGTAATTCTCAATGTGCCACTTTCAAGTTCGGTATTGTACAAAGTAATGAGTACGCCGTCTTTTTCCTTGACGTATAATGGATAGTCTAATGAATCAACCTTAGTAATTTTCCCTTTATCATTAATAACAGCAAGCTTATCCCCAAACTGGATAGGGAGAATTAACTCCCCCTTATTGTTTTTCTCGATATGGAAAATACTCGCATCATTAATGACTGACGAAGAAGTCATTGCCCCGTCCGCTCCGAATACGATAAACTCGCTATGATTATTTAACGCATCGGTATAAACAACTCCGTATTCTCCATTTTTCAAATCTAGATCTTGAAACTGACAAGAGGTGGTCATAACTGAAAAGAAAATCAGGAAAGCTATAGTAATAACATTTTGAAAGTTCATCATAGGACTCGCTCCTCTGTGGAAAAATAAGGACGGCGGAGATGCTAGTCCCCGCCAACTGAATAGTTTATTAACCTTGAGAGTAATAAGCCGCTGTTAACGGCGATTTAATGAGGTCGACGGGCCAGACAGCACCACCGTTGTAGTTAAGGTCAAACCCTCTATTATAATAAGCTCTCCACACGAGCTGTGAACAGTAAAAGCTATTAACTGTTTTCACATTCCAAAAATTATAATTGTAGGGTTTTCCAATTTTCCCCCTAGCATATGACGCCGCGTACGTCACATCTCCTCCAGTCGATTTCCTAACTCCTAAGGCTTTAACCTTCTTATATCTATTCTTCCAATTATTAGGCCAATGCCTAACACCATTGTTGCTCTTTCCCTTATTTCCAAACGACTCGACTACCTTCCCGGGTACTTCCGAAACAATACCAGCATGCCCACCAACCCAAGCGGAGGAGCCCGAGCTACTACCTGAAAGGGTTACGAGAATATCTCCCTTAGAGCCGATCGAGCCAGAACCTTGAGGAGAAACCATGTCAAGATTGAAAGAACGCCCTTGAGCGTCAAACATCTTTTTCACTTCTTCGACGTCGATAGTGTTATTCCAATGATCCAACATTTCCTTCGTATCCTGCTTGCCACGTTCAACTTCTTGTTCTTGCTTTGCGGTTAAAGCTAGTTCGTGGTCTGCTGCGAAACCAACCATACTTCCAGAAAAGATCAAAACGACCAGGATCAACAAAACGGTAGACTTCCTCAAAACCGCCATGAAAACGCCTCCTTTAATCTTGAAGATAGTAATATATATATATTACATATGCTCGTCAAGGAGTCAACAACATTTTAAAAAGAATTTGTAGTTTAATTTACTCTTGATTTACTCTAGTCAACTGCAAACCTTTATATTACTAATGGATCCGTAAACACCGATGGCCGCGATGTCACTGCCATGACGTGCCACAACATCCGTCGCTGCAATTTCCCGGCAAGCTGCAACTGATCCTCTCTAGAAGTCGCGCACGGATATGCTCATACTGTTATTTTTAACACCTACTCTGTATGTCATGACTAGTTTCACCTATTATAACAGACAGACTTATGTTGTTATAGTCACGTAGTGACAGCCCCCACTGTAATAGCCACGTTGTAACAGCCACGTTCTAATAGCTTCGTGCACCCGTATACCTTAAGCTTCAAATACAAAAGTGGCAGTTACGCCGTTAACGTGACGCAAACTGCCAACAACATACTCGCGGTTCGCGGTTGCAATCGGGAGAGTGGCAAGATTGGGCAGTGTCAAACGCC is a window from the Numidum massiliense genome containing:
- a CDS encoding YiiX/YebB-like N1pC/P60 family cysteine hydrolase, encoding MAVLRKSTVLLILVVLIFSGSMVGFAADHELALTAKQEQEVERGKQDTKEMLDHWNNTIDVEEVKKMFDAQGRSFNLDMVSPQGSGSIGSKGDILVTLSGSSSGSSAWVGGHAGIVSEVPGKVVESFGNKGKSNNGVRHWPNNWKNRYKKVKALGVRKSTGGDVTYAASYARGKIGKPYNYNFWNVKTVNSFYCSQLVWRAYYNRGFDLNYNGGAVWPVDLIKSPLTAAYYSQG